A window of Neisseria canis contains these coding sequences:
- a CDS encoding STAS-like domain-containing protein → MEQTIRLPSGSLASRRSAIPFRDQIISLIEDKNCSKITLDLRNTEIISGSFADECVGILVKIYGWDTVKSKIRLINGNGQAEKSIAKAILDRKNELSNTHEISNKKIKTLDFVMA, encoded by the coding sequence ATGGAACAAACTATTCGCTTACCTAGCGGTAGCCTTGCTTCTCGTCGCTCCGCTATTCCTTTTCGAGATCAAATTATTAGTCTCATTGAAGACAAGAATTGTTCGAAAATTACCCTTGATCTCAGAAATACAGAAATCATTTCAGGCTCGTTTGCAGATGAATGTGTAGGTATTTTAGTCAAAATTTATGGCTGGGATACCGTTAAATCAAAAATACGTTTAATCAATGGTAATGGGCAAGCGGAAAAAAGTATTGCAAAGGCTATTTTGGATAGAAAAAATGAACTATCTAACACACATGAAATTTCTAATAAGAAAATAAAAACATTAGATTTTGTAATGGCTTAA
- a CDS encoding calcium/sodium antiporter, whose translation MLYAIIAVIIGLVLLVWSADRFIDGSAATARHFGMPPLLIGMVIVGFGTSAPEIVVSVMSALDGSPGIALGNAYGSNIANIALILGITALISPIVVQPQIVKKEMPVLLGITALSVLLLLDGRLAVWDGAVLLLVLGAYMVRTVMQNLKGADNLIEDISAELENTQMSLRRGLFWLALGLLVLVLSSRLLVWGAVTVAQSLGVSDLVIGLTVVAIGTSLPELASSVVAARKGEHDIALGNVVGSNLFNTLAVVGLAAVISPMDVAPEILNRDVVVMSALTVLLFVFCLGKGGFGKVGRLKGLVLLAAYTAYTVYLIMGSFPAA comes from the coding sequence ATGCTTTACGCGATCATAGCGGTGATTATCGGTTTGGTGCTGCTGGTTTGGAGCGCAGACCGTTTTATTGACGGTTCGGCGGCCACGGCGCGTCATTTTGGGATGCCGCCTTTGTTAATCGGCATGGTGATTGTGGGCTTCGGCACGTCGGCGCCGGAAATTGTGGTGTCGGTGATGTCGGCGCTCGACGGCAGCCCGGGCATTGCGCTGGGCAATGCTTATGGCTCGAATATTGCGAATATTGCGCTGATTTTAGGGATTACGGCGCTGATCAGCCCGATTGTGGTGCAGCCGCAGATTGTAAAAAAAGAGATGCCGGTTTTGCTGGGCATTACGGCTTTGTCGGTGCTACTGCTGCTTGACGGTAGGCTGGCGGTGTGGGACGGCGCGGTTTTGCTGCTTGTGTTGGGCGCTTATATGGTGCGCACGGTTATGCAGAATCTGAAAGGTGCGGATAACTTGATTGAAGATATTTCGGCTGAATTGGAAAACACGCAAATGTCTTTAAGAAGGGGCTTGTTTTGGCTGGCTTTGGGCTTGCTGGTGTTGGTGTTGAGCTCGCGCCTGCTGGTGTGGGGCGCGGTTACGGTGGCGCAGAGCCTGGGGGTGAGTGATTTGGTTATCGGTTTAACGGTGGTGGCCATCGGCACTTCCCTGCCGGAGCTGGCTTCTTCTGTGGTGGCAGCGCGCAAGGGCGAGCATGATATTGCGCTGGGCAATGTGGTGGGGTCGAACTTGTTCAACACTTTGGCGGTGGTGGGTTTGGCGGCCGTGATTTCACCGATGGACGTGGCGCCGGAAATTCTGAATCGTGACGTGGTGGTGATGTCGGCATTAACTGTGTTGCTGTTTGTGTTTTGCTTGGGCAAGGGCGGCTTCGGCAAAGTCGGCCGCCTCAAAGGCTTGGTGCTGCTGGCGGCTTATACTGCTTATACGGTTTATTTGATTATGGGCAGCTTTCCTGCGGCATAA
- a CDS encoding IS30 family transposase, producing the protein MSYTQLTQDERYHIQYLSRHHTVTEIAKLLNRHKSTISREIRRHSTQKKPYNAEKAQQQSRLTKQRKRKPYKLHSRLIQHIDTLIRLKLSPEQVCAYLYKHHQITLHHSTVYRYLHQNKSNGGTLWQHLRIARKPYRKRYGSTWTRGKVPNRIGIENRPAIVDQKSRIGDWEADTVVGKDQKSALPTLVGRVTRYTIICKLKNFKAKDTARAVIRVLKAHKNRVHTITMDNGKEFYRHIRIARALEAETYFCRPYHSWEKGLNENTNGLIRQYFPKQTDFRNISHREIRRVQDELNHRPRKTLGYETPSVLFLNLFQPLLPECCT; encoded by the coding sequence ATGAGCTACACACAACTGACCCAAGACGAACGATACCACATCCAATACCTATCCCGCCACCACACCGTTACCGAAATCGCCAAACTGCTTAACCGCCACAAAAGCACCATCAGCCGCGAAATCAGACGGCACAGTACACAGAAAAAGCCATACAACGCCGAAAAAGCCCAACAGCAAAGCCGGCTTACCAAACAGCGTAAGCGAAAACCCTATAAGCTCCATTCCCGGCTGATTCAACACATCGATACCCTCATCCGACTCAAACTCAGTCCCGAACAAGTGTGCGCCTATCTGTACAAGCACCACCAAATCACACTCCACCACAGCACCGTTTACCGCTATCTGCATCAAAACAAAAGCAACGGCGGTACACTATGGCAACATCTCAGAATAGCCCGCAAACCCTACCGTAAACGCTACGGCAGCACATGGACTAGAGGAAAAGTGCCCAACCGCATCGGCATAGAAAACCGACCCGCCATCGTCGACCAAAAATCCCGCATCGGCGATTGGGAAGCCGACACCGTCGTCGGCAAAGATCAGAAAAGCGCATTACCGACCTTGGTCGGGCGGGTTACCCGCTACACCATCATCTGCAAGTTGAAGAACTTCAAAGCCAAAGACACCGCCCGCGCAGTCATCAGGGTATTGAAGGCGCATAAAAACAGGGTACACACCATCACCATGGATAACGGCAAAGAATTCTACCGACACATCCGAATAGCCCGGGCATTGGAGGCAGAAACCTATTTTTGCCGCCCCTACCATTCTTGGGAGAAAGGGCTGAATGAAAATACCAACGGACTCATCCGCCAATATTTCCCCAAACAAACCGATTTCCGCAACATCAGCCATCGGGAGATACGCAGGGTTCAAGATGAACTGAACCATAGGCCAAGAAAAACACTTGGCTATGAAACGCCAAGTGTTTTATTCTTGAATCTGTTCCAACCTCTACTGCCTGAGTGTTGCACTTGA